One Pseudomonas sp. FP1742 genomic window carries:
- a CDS encoding sarcosine oxidase subunit gamma, producing MTAANVYQQRPTTGAKAESSLHHADLASLVGKGRKNAGVIVREKKLLGHLTIRGDAHDPAFAAGVHKALGIELPGALTVIIKGETSLQWMGPDEWLLIVPTGEEFAAEKKLREALGDLHIQIVNVSGGQQILELSGPNVRQVLMKSTSYDVHPNNFPVGKAVGTVFAKSQLVIRHTAEDTWELLIRRSFSDYWWLWLQDAAAEYGLSVQA from the coding sequence ATGACCGCAGCCAATGTTTACCAACAACGCCCAACCACTGGCGCCAAGGCCGAGTCGTCGCTGCATCATGCCGACCTCGCCAGCCTGGTGGGCAAGGGTCGCAAAAACGCCGGCGTGATCGTGCGTGAGAAAAAACTCCTCGGTCACCTGACCATCCGTGGCGATGCCCACGATCCAGCGTTCGCCGCCGGCGTGCACAAGGCCCTCGGCATCGAATTGCCAGGTGCGCTGACCGTGATCATCAAAGGCGAAACCAGCCTGCAGTGGATGGGGCCGGATGAATGGCTGCTGATCGTGCCGACCGGTGAAGAATTCGCCGCCGAGAAAAAACTCCGTGAAGCGCTGGGCGACCTGCACATCCAGATCGTCAACGTCAGCGGTGGCCAGCAGATCCTCGAACTCAGCGGCCCGAACGTGCGTCAGGTGCTGATGAAGTCCACCAGCTACGACGTGCACCCCAACAACTTCCCGGTGGGCAAGGCTGTTGGCACGGTGTTCGCCAAGTCGCAACTGGTGATCCGCCATACCGCCGAAGACACCTGGGAACTGCTGATTCGCCGCAGCTTCTCGGATTACTGGTGGTTGTGGTTGCAGGATGCGGCTGCTGAGTACGGGCTTAGCGTCCAGGCTTGA